The sequence ACGTGGCAGGTCGAGGTGCCCATGATGGCCACCATCTGGCCCGGCTCGACCGCGTTCGCAGCCGCGGCCGTCACATGCGCATCCACGTTGCCGACGGCGACCGCGATGCCCTCCGGCAGGCCGGTCCAGGCGGCGGCCTGGGCACTCAGGCGGCCCGCGGGCCGGCCGAGTTGGCCGATCTCGTGGGCGACCTTGGTGTCGGCGAAGTCGGCGAAGTCGGCGGCCAGTTCGGCCAGGAACTCGCGGGACGGGTAGGCGCCGTCCTGGTAGATGCCCTTGTAGCCCGCGGTGCAGGCGTTGCGGACGTAGCGGCCCGTGAGCTGCCAGACGATCCAGTCGGCCGCCTCCACCCAGTGGACCATCGCGTCGTAGACCTCGCGGTCCTCCTCGAGCAACTGCAGGCCCTTGGCGAACTCCCACTCGGAGGAGATCGCACCGCCGTAGCGGTCGATCCACGGCTCGCCCCGGCGGTGGGCCAGCTCGTTGATCCGGTCCGCCTGTCCCTGGGCCGCGTGATGCTTCCAGAGCTTGACGTAGGCGTGGGGGCGGTCGCGGAACCGGTCGAGTTCGTTGAGCGGCGTGCCGTCGGCGGTGGTCGGCACCATCGTGCACGCGGTGAAGTCCGTGCCGATACCGATCACGTCGTCGGGGGCGACGCCGGCTTCGCGCATGGCGGCGGGAACCGCCTGCTGCAGCACCGCCACGTAGTCGGCCGGGACCTGCAGGGCCCAGTCCGGCGGCAACGCGCGACCGTCACCTGCGGTCAGCCGCTCGTCCATCACCCCATGGGGATAGTCGTGAACGGCGCTGCCGAGCTCCTCGCCGTCGCGGACGCGCACGACGACGGCCCGGCCCGACAGGGTCCCGTAGTCGATCCCGATGACGACGGCGCGGTCAAGCTCCACGTCGGCTCCCTTGCCCGGTCCACCGACGGTCACCACACCGCCGGAAGTGGTCCCCCGATGTTAGCGCTCACATTGCCAAAATGTTAACGCTCACATCATGGGACCAATGCCCCTGGTCGGCGCCGTGCGGTGTCACGGCGCGTCCGGGCCAGACGGTCAACCCGCCTGGAATCGGCGTGTGGAAGCCCGTGCTATCAACTCTGGCGCGATCAGCGTGCGCGACGCGGGGGCGCCGTCGAGGGCCGCGAGCAGGACCTGGATCGCGCGCGTCCCGGCCGCGGCGAACGGCTGCCGCACGGTCGTCAGCGGCGGCTCGAAGTAGCCCGCGCCCTCGACGTCGTCGAAGCCGACCACCGAGACGTCGTCGGGCACCCGCACCCCCGCCTCGTGGAACGCCCGGATCATGCCCAGTGCCATGGGATCGTTCGCGGCGAAGATGGCCGAGGGCAGCCGCCGCTCGGCGACCAGCCGCCGGCCGATCTCGTAGCCGTGGACCGGATCCCACCCGCCGGCGACCATCGGGGGCACGGGCAGGTCGGCCTCGAGCAGCTCGTCGCGCCAGCCGACGATGCGCGACCGGGCGTCGAACCAGTCGTTGGGGCCGGCGACGTGGACGATGTCGCGGTGGCCGAGGTCGATCAGATGGCGCGTCGCCATGCGGGCGCCGACCTCCTGGTCCACCGCGACGACGTGGAGCGAGGTGCTCTCGCGCAGGCCGGCGGCGATCATCACCACGGGCAGGGTGGTCGACAGTTGCATCGCCGCGGGAGCCACCTGGCTCATCGGTGCGACGAACACGATGCCCTCGACGCCGAGTTCGAGGAAGAACTCCAGGGCCCGCTCGACGGTCTCGGCCCGCGCATCGCGCATGACGGCCAGCGTGGTGGCGTAGCCGGCCTCGCTGGCGGCCTCCTCGATGGCCATGGTCATGTTGGCTGGGCCGAACCTGGCCTCACCAGGGTTGACCACCCCGATCAACCGGGTACGCCGCGTCACCAGGGCGCGCGCCGAGGTGTTGGGCCGGTAGCCGAGTTCGCGGATCGCGGCCTTGACCTTCTCGAGCGTGGCCGGCCGCACCGTCTGCGGATGGTTGAGCACCCGCGACACGGTCTGGTGCGACACGCCGGCGAGCTTGGCGACGTCCGTCATCGACGGGCGGCGACCGGGCGGCGGCGTCAACGCTGGGGTACGGGCCATCTCACACTCGCGTCGCCGGCGTCGCCGGAGCCTAGCGCCGGGGCCGGCGCCGGAACGCCGTGTCCGGGGCGCACCGCAGCGGTTTGCGCACTCCCCGGCGCCATGGTTAAGGTCGCCTTACTTAGGTAAGGTCGCCCTCACCGTCCCGCTTCCAAGGAAGATCCGTGCTCCTGTTCCGACTCGGCGCCTGCGCGTGCGCCATCCTCGTGGTCGGCTGCGCCTCGGGCTCTGGCCCCGACGCCGGCGACCGCGCCGCCTCCACCGCGGCGACCAGCCAGGAGACTGCCGCTGCCGATGCGTTCCCCGTGACGATCGAGCACGCCTTCGGCGAGACGGTGATCGCGTCCGAACCGCAGCGGGTCGCGACCGTGAGTTGGGCCAACCACGAGGTACCGCTCGCGCTGGGCATCGTCCCGGTCGGCATGGCCGAGGTCACCTGGGGCGACGACGACGGCGACGGTGTGATGCCCTGGGTCGAGGAGCGGCTGAGCGCTCTCGGCGCGGAGGTCCCGGTGCTGTACGACGAGACGGACGGCATCGACTTCGAGGCGGTCGCCGACACGAACCCCGACGTGATCCTCGCCGCCTACTCCGGCCTCACCGAGGAGGACTACACGACGCTGAGCCAGATCGCACCGGTCGTCGCCTACCCGCAGCTGCCGTGGGCGACCTCGGTCCAGGACATGATCCTGATGTCGAGCCGGGCGATGGGGATGTCCGCCGAGGGTGAGCGCCTCGTCGCCGACTACGAGGCGGACGTGGCGGCGGCCTTCGCCGAGCACCCCGAACTGGAGGGCAAGCGGGTGATGTTCTCCTACCTCGACCCCAACGACCTGAGCACCGTGGGCTTCTACACCACTCACGACACCCGCGCCGCCTTCCTCGCCGAGGTCGGGATGCAGGTGCCGTCGGTGGTCGAGGAGCGTTCGGCGGCCTCCGAGACCTTCTACGAGACCATCAGTGCCGAGGCCGGCGACCAGCTCGACGACGTCGACATCCTGGTGACCTACGGCGCCGCGGACGGCTCCACCCTGCAGCGGTACCAGTCCGATCCGCTGCTGTCACAGATCCCCGCCATCGCCCGGGGTTCGGTGGTCGTGCTCGAGGAGTCCACGCCACTGGCCGCGGCGGCCAATCCCTCGCCCCTGTCGATCGCCTGGGCACTGGAGGACTACGTCGACCTTCTCGCCGCGGCTGCCGCCACGGTCGAATGACGCCGGCGATGCCGCACGGGGTCGTCCCGGGCGAGGTGACGCCGCCCGGGGTCGCGGCGCGCGACGCCGAGGTCCGGTTGGTCGTCGGACCGCGGCTGGCCTGGTTGACGCTGGCGCTCGTCGCCACGGCCGCCATCGTGGTGGCGTCGGTGGCCTTCGGGACCCGCGTGGTGGGCCTGGCGGAGATCGGCAGCGCGTTCACGGGGACCGAGGACGGCATCGCGCAGGCGGCCGTGCTCAAACGCATCCCCCGGACGATCCTCGCGCTCCTGGTCGGTGCCGCGCTCGGTCTGGCCGGCACCGTGCTGCAGGGCGTGACGCGCAACCCGCTGGCGGATCCCGCCATCCTGGGAATCAGTCCCGGGGCCGCGCTCGCCGTGGTCGTCGGCCTGGCCTTCTTCGGCGTCTCCTCCCCGTTCGCCACCATCTGGCTGGCGATCGCCGGCGCCACGGCGTCGGCGGTCTTCGTCTATGCCGTCGGCTCGCTGGGTCGCGGCGGCGCGACACCGCTGAAGCTGGCGCTGGCCGGCGCCGCCACGTCAGCCGCGTTCACGTCGATGGTCAGCGCGATCCTGCTGCCCCGTATCGACGTCATGCAGGCGTTCCGGTTCTGGCAGATCGGCGGGGTCGGTGGTGCGAGCTTCGCGAAGATCGGGCTGCTCGTGCCGTTTGTGCTCGTCGGGGGGCTCGTCTGCCTCGCTGCGGCAGGAGGGCTCAACTCCCTGGCCCTGGGCGACGACCTCGCGGCCGGCCTCGGTGAGCGGGTCGCGACGACCCGACTGTTCGCCGCCGCGGGGGCCGTGATCCTGTGTGGTGCGGCGACTGCGGTGGCCGGCCCCATCGGCTTCGTCGGCCTCGTGGTCCCGCACCTGTGCCGGCTGTTGGTGGGGCTCGACCACCGCTGGTCGTTGCCGTCCGCGGCACTGGTCGGGGCGGGCCTGTTGACCGCGGCCGACGTCCTCGGTCGGGTGGTCGCTCGACCGGAGGAGGTCGACGTCGGCATCGTCACGGCGCTGCTCGGGGCTCCCGTGTTCATCGCCATCGTGCGCCGACAGAAGCCGAGGGCGCTGTGACCGGCGTCGCGGCCGGCCCGATCGCGCGCGAGCGGATCCGCCGGGCCCGCCACCGTGCCGGCCGGAGTGTCGCGCTGGCGGCCCTCGCCGCGGTCGTGTTCGTCATCAGCCTGATGGTCGGCAACACCTTCTATCCCCTGGCCGACGTGGTTCGCGTCGTCACGGGGGAGACGGTCCCGGGGGCGAGCTTCGCCGTCGGCGTCCTGCGGCTGCCCCGGGCCACCCTCGCGCTGCTGGCAGGGGCGGCGTTCGGCGCGGCCGGGGTCACCTTCCAGACCCTGCTCCGCAACCCGCTGGCGGCCCCCGACATCATCGGCATCAGTTCGGGTGCCAGTGCCGCGGCCGTGTTCGGGCTGCTCGTCCTGCGGCTCGATCGGGGCATGGTGTCGCTCGTCGCGGTTGTGGCCGCCCTGCTCACGGCCGCGGTGATCTACGTGCTGTCGTTCAAGGACGGCGTCGTCGGAACCCGGTTGATCCTGATCGGGATCGGCATCTCGGCGATGCTGGACAGCGTCGTCGCCTACGTGCTCCTGCGCGCGGCGAGTTGGGACCTGCAGGTCGCGATGCGATGGCTGACCGGCAGCCTCAACGGCGCGACCTGGAGCGACGTGCTCCCGCTGCTGCTGGCTGTCGCCGTCGCGATGCCGATGCTGCTGGCACGGACGACCGACCTGCAGGCCATGCGGCTCGGGGACGACACCGCCGCCGCACTGGGCGTACGCACCGAACGCACGCGGCTGCTGACCATCCTCGCCGCCGTGGCACTGATCGCGTTCGCCACCGCAGCCGCCGGCCCCGTGGCCTTCGTGGCCTTCCTCTCCGGACCGATCGCGGCGCGCCTGGTCGGTGCGGGAGGGTCGCTCACCGTGCCGTCGGCACTGGTCGGCGCGCTCCTGGTGCTGCTTGCCGACCTCGCCGGTCAGTACGCCTTCGGCGCCCGCTACCCGGTCGGGGTCGTCACCGGGGCCCTCGGCGCCCCCTACCTCGTCTACCTGCTCGTGCGCATCAATCGATCCGGAGCGTCCCTGTGACCGACGAACACGCCCTCGCCACCCGGGCGGCCACGCTCGCCTACGGCGACCGGACGGTCGTGGAAGCACTCGACTTCGACGTGCCCTGCGGCCGGATCAACGTCATCGTCGGCGCCAACGCGTGCGGCAAGTCCACCATCCTGCGCGCGTTGTCACGACTGCTGGCGCCCGCGGCGGGCAGCGTCGTCCTGGACGGTCACGACCTCCATCGCCTGTCGACGCGCCAGGTCGCGCGCACCCTCGGCCTGCTGCCACAGACCCCGATCGCCCCAGAGGGCATCGTGGTCGGCGATCTGGTGGCGCGGGGCCGCCACCCGCATCGGCGACTGATGTCGAGGTGGAGCGCGGCCGACGAAGCCGCGGTCGGTGCCGCTCTCACCGCCACCGGCACCATGGACCTGGCGCACCGTCCGGTCGACGAACTGTCGGGCGGGCAACGGCAGCGGGTGTGGATCGCCATGGCGCTCGCGCAGGAGACCGACATCCTGCTGCTCGACGAGCCGACCACGTTCCTCGACGTCAACCATCAGATCGAGGTGCTCGACCTGCTCACCGACCTCAACCGCGATCGCGGCACCACGATCGTGATGGTCCTCCATGACCTCAACCTCGCCGCCCGGTACGCCGACCACCTCATCGCGGTCGCCGACGGTGGCATCTACGCGGCGGGTGACCCCCACGAGGTGCTGACCGAGTCGAACGTGCGAGCGGTGTTCGGGATGCGGGGCTCGGTCATCGCGGACCCGGTCACCGGCAAGCCGTTGGTGCTCCCCATCGGCCGCCATCACGTCAAGCCGCAGGGCTCGACCAGGCTGGAGCGGATCTCGTGACCGTGGCACCCTTCGTCCTGGCCGCCGTTCGCGTCACGGCCGTCTCGTCGCCGTCCCCCAGCTACGTGCGCGTCGAGTTCGGCGGGCCGGAGCTCGCCGACATCGGCGTCGACGGTCCGTGGTACGACCAGCGCATCAAGATCGTCTTCCCGCCCGCCTCCGGGGTGCTGCCCGACCTCGCCCCTGCCGGCGCCGACTGGTACGCGGTATGGCTCGCCCTGCCCGAGTCGGAGCGCGGTGCGCTGCGCACCTATTCGGTTCGGGACGTGCACGGCACCGGCACGAAGACCCGTCTGGTCGTCGACTTCGTGCTCCACCTCGCTCCCGGGTCCACCGGGCCGGCGTCCACCTGGGCGAGTACCGCCGCCGTCGGCGACCAGGTGTTGCTGTTGGCGCCACGCCGGGGCCATCCCTTCGGGGGCATCGAGTTCGCCCCTGGGGACGCCACCCGGCTGCTGTTCGCCGCGGACGAGACCGGGGTGCCCGCGCTCTCCCGCATTCTGGAGGACCTCCCCGGCGAGACGACCGGCGCCGCGTTCTGCGAGGTGCCACGGGACGACGACGTGCTCGAGGTCCGGAGGCCGTCGGGCATCGATCTCCATTGGCTCCCACGCAACGGCACCGACGTTGGCCACGAACTCATTCCGGCCGTGCTCGCCCACCTCGGTCACCGGGCGACGGCGAAACCGGGCCAGATCGTCGACGAAGACGCGCACGAGACGGTGTGGGAGACGCCGACGTACTCAGCCGCCGGCGACG comes from Egicoccus sp. AB-alg6-2 and encodes:
- a CDS encoding siderophore-interacting protein, translated to MTVAPFVLAAVRVTAVSSPSPSYVRVEFGGPELADIGVDGPWYDQRIKIVFPPASGVLPDLAPAGADWYAVWLALPESERGALRTYSVRDVHGTGTKTRLVVDFVLHLAPGSTGPASTWASTAAVGDQVLLLAPRRGHPFGGIEFAPGDATRLLFAADETGVPALSRILEDLPGETTGAAFCEVPRDDDVLEVRRPSGIDLHWLPRNGTDVGHELIPAVLAHLGHRATAKPGQIVDEDAHETVWETPTYSAAGDDLTPTTGGIPGLYAWIAGECHLVAQLRRQLVRDLGMGRNQVAFMGYWRKSLAVGE
- the araB gene encoding ribulokinase, which translates into the protein MELDRAVVIGIDYGTLSGRAVVVRVRDGEELGSAVHDYPHGVMDERLTAGDGRALPPDWALQVPADYVAVLQQAVPAAMREAGVAPDDVIGIGTDFTACTMVPTTADGTPLNELDRFRDRPHAYVKLWKHHAAQGQADRINELAHRRGEPWIDRYGGAISSEWEFAKGLQLLEEDREVYDAMVHWVEAADWIVWQLTGRYVRNACTAGYKGIYQDGAYPSREFLAELAADFADFADTKVAHEIGQLGRPAGRLSAQAAAWTGLPEGIAVAVGNVDAHVTAAAANAVEPGQMVAIMGTSTCHVMNGDTLASVPGICGVVDGGILEGFWGYEAGQSGVGDIFAWYVDHQVPADYAAMAAERGVSLHDLLTERAAEQPVGAHGLVALDWHSGNRSVLVDHELAGLVVGMTLATRPEDVYRALLEATAFGTRTIVEAFADAGVPVTELIVAGGLLKNRFLMQLYADVTRLPLSTIASEQGPALGSAIHAAVAAGAYPDVREAARAMGRRVVAAYTPDEDAALRYDALYAEYRRLHDYFGRGENDVMRRLKAIRRQALTAPGRVEATA
- a CDS encoding FecCD family ABC transporter permease, with protein sequence MPHGVVPGEVTPPGVAARDAEVRLVVGPRLAWLTLALVATAAIVVASVAFGTRVVGLAEIGSAFTGTEDGIAQAAVLKRIPRTILALLVGAALGLAGTVLQGVTRNPLADPAILGISPGAALAVVVGLAFFGVSSPFATIWLAIAGATASAVFVYAVGSLGRGGATPLKLALAGAATSAAFTSMVSAILLPRIDVMQAFRFWQIGGVGGASFAKIGLLVPFVLVGGLVCLAAAGGLNSLALGDDLAAGLGERVATTRLFAAAGAVILCGAATAVAGPIGFVGLVVPHLCRLLVGLDHRWSLPSAALVGAGLLTAADVLGRVVARPEEVDVGIVTALLGAPVFIAIVRRQKPRAL
- a CDS encoding iron-siderophore ABC transporter substrate-binding protein, coding for MLLFRLGACACAILVVGCASGSGPDAGDRAASTAATSQETAAADAFPVTIEHAFGETVIASEPQRVATVSWANHEVPLALGIVPVGMAEVTWGDDDGDGVMPWVEERLSALGAEVPVLYDETDGIDFEAVADTNPDVILAAYSGLTEEDYTTLSQIAPVVAYPQLPWATSVQDMILMSSRAMGMSAEGERLVADYEADVAAAFAEHPELEGKRVMFSYLDPNDLSTVGFYTTHDTRAAFLAEVGMQVPSVVEERSAASETFYETISAEAGDQLDDVDILVTYGAADGSTLQRYQSDPLLSQIPAIARGSVVVLEESTPLAAAANPSPLSIAWALEDYVDLLAAAAATVE
- a CDS encoding LacI family DNA-binding transcriptional regulator, coding for MARTPALTPPPGRRPSMTDVAKLAGVSHQTVSRVLNHPQTVRPATLEKVKAAIRELGYRPNTSARALVTRRTRLIGVVNPGEARFGPANMTMAIEEAASEAGYATTLAVMRDARAETVERALEFFLELGVEGIVFVAPMSQVAPAAMQLSTTLPVVMIAAGLRESTSLHVVAVDQEVGARMATRHLIDLGHRDIVHVAGPNDWFDARSRIVGWRDELLEADLPVPPMVAGGWDPVHGYEIGRRLVAERRLPSAIFAANDPMALGMIRAFHEAGVRVPDDVSVVGFDDVEGAGYFEPPLTTVRQPFAAAGTRAIQVLLAALDGAPASRTLIAPELIARASTRRFQAG
- a CDS encoding FecCD family ABC transporter permease → MTGVAAGPIARERIRRARHRAGRSVALAALAAVVFVISLMVGNTFYPLADVVRVVTGETVPGASFAVGVLRLPRATLALLAGAAFGAAGVTFQTLLRNPLAAPDIIGISSGASAAAVFGLLVLRLDRGMVSLVAVVAALLTAAVIYVLSFKDGVVGTRLILIGIGISAMLDSVVAYVLLRAASWDLQVAMRWLTGSLNGATWSDVLPLLLAVAVAMPMLLARTTDLQAMRLGDDTAAALGVRTERTRLLTILAAVALIAFATAAAGPVAFVAFLSGPIAARLVGAGGSLTVPSALVGALLVLLADLAGQYAFGARYPVGVVTGALGAPYLVYLLVRINRSGASL
- a CDS encoding ABC transporter ATP-binding protein — its product is MTDEHALATRAATLAYGDRTVVEALDFDVPCGRINVIVGANACGKSTILRALSRLLAPAAGSVVLDGHDLHRLSTRQVARTLGLLPQTPIAPEGIVVGDLVARGRHPHRRLMSRWSAADEAAVGAALTATGTMDLAHRPVDELSGGQRQRVWIAMALAQETDILLLDEPTTFLDVNHQIEVLDLLTDLNRDRGTTIVMVLHDLNLAARYADHLIAVADGGIYAAGDPHEVLTESNVRAVFGMRGSVIADPVTGKPLVLPIGRHHVKPQGSTRLERIS